A window of Halalkalibacillus sediminis contains these coding sequences:
- a CDS encoding IS3 family transposase, with translation MKTLKKNRIFQSMSRKATCLDNAVIENFFGIMKQEMYYGEPLVSYTELKKQIERYIDYYNH, from the coding sequence GTGAAAACCTTAAAAAAGAACAGAATCTTTCAAAGTATGTCTAGGAAAGCAACCTGTCTAGATAATGCAGTGATAGAGAACTTTTTTGGCATTATGAAGCAAGAAATGTATTACGGGGAACCCTTAGTATCTTACACTGAATTAAAGAAGCAAATAGAGAGGTACATAGATTATTACAATCACTAA
- a CDS encoding tyrosine-protein phosphatase: MIDIHSHILPNVDDGARSIEDSLMMAEKAVEEGITHIYATPHHLNGHYENDKEFVLNEVEKLNAHLKHNHIPLTVIAGQELRINGDLLELMHDGDSMTLGNGGGYLLIEFSHSHIPRFSNKLLFDLRRNGYTPIIVHPERNKEIMEEPNKLFDLVNNGCLAQLTAGSLLGKFGKKVQEVSHQLLEANLVHFLASDAHNITSRGFFMQEAYDYIEKEYGAYLSIMLKENAEILMNSEMVIGDPPEVIKTKKKFLGLF, encoded by the coding sequence GTGATTGATATACATAGTCACATTCTACCCAACGTCGATGACGGCGCCCGTTCAATTGAAGATAGCTTAATGATGGCTGAAAAAGCTGTAGAAGAAGGAATCACCCACATTTATGCTACACCTCACCATTTGAACGGTCATTATGAAAATGACAAAGAATTTGTCTTGAATGAAGTTGAGAAGCTTAACGCACATCTAAAACACAACCATATCCCACTCACCGTCATAGCAGGACAAGAATTAAGAATTAACGGTGACCTATTAGAGTTGATGCATGATGGAGACTCTATGACACTGGGAAATGGTGGAGGGTATCTGTTGATAGAGTTCTCTCACAGTCATATTCCACGTTTTTCCAATAAATTACTATTTGATTTGAGAAGGAACGGATACACTCCGATAATCGTGCATCCTGAGCGGAACAAAGAAATAATGGAAGAACCCAACAAGCTTTTTGATCTTGTTAATAACGGCTGCTTAGCACAATTGACTGCAGGAAGCCTGTTAGGAAAATTTGGAAAAAAAGTACAAGAAGTCAGTCATCAGTTACTAGAAGCAAACCTAGTTCACTTCTTAGCTTCAGACGCCCATAACATTACCTCAAGAGGCTTTTTTATGCAGGAAGCTTATGATTATATTGAAAAAGAGTATGGTGCTTACCTTTCTATCATGCTGAAAGAGAACGCTGAGATTTTGATGAACAGTGAGATGGTGATCGGTGATCCACCTGAAGTAATAAAAACCAAAAAAAAGTTTTTAGGGTTATTTTAG
- a CDS encoding CpsD/CapB family tyrosine-protein kinase, which produces MARKSTINRTNQHRSLITRDQPKSPTSEQYRTIRTNLQFSSVDKDLRSMLVTSSGPGEGKSLTTANLAVVFAQQGKSVLLVDADLRKPTVHYTFKMNNTFGLSNYLIGEHPLEKLVQDVKIPGLDVLSCGPIPPNPSELLGSKQMKRLLEDAKSKYDLIIFDTPPVLAVTDSQVLSNYVDGALLVVRSKQTENESAIKSKELLEQANANILGVVLNDKDMEGKEYYYGN; this is translated from the coding sequence ATGGCTCGTAAATCTACCATTAATCGCACCAATCAGCATCGTTCATTAATTACAAGAGATCAGCCTAAGTCACCGACTTCTGAACAATACCGTACGATCCGTACGAATTTACAATTTTCATCAGTGGACAAAGACTTGCGTTCAATGTTGGTAACCTCTTCTGGTCCAGGTGAAGGAAAGAGTTTGACCACCGCGAATTTAGCGGTAGTATTCGCTCAACAAGGAAAAAGCGTCTTGTTGGTAGATGCTGATTTAAGAAAACCGACTGTTCATTACACATTCAAGATGAATAATACCTTCGGGCTAAGTAATTACTTGATTGGTGAACATCCGCTTGAAAAATTAGTGCAAGACGTTAAAATACCTGGTCTCGATGTACTTTCATGTGGTCCAATTCCACCTAACCCATCCGAGTTGCTAGGTTCTAAACAAATGAAGAGGTTGTTAGAGGATGCGAAAAGCAAATATGATTTAATCATTTTCGATACACCCCCAGTACTTGCAGTGACAGATTCCCAGGTACTATCAAATTATGTGGATGGTGCTTTGCTGGTTGTTAGAAGTAAACAAACCGAAAACGAATCTGCTATAAAATCGAAAGAATTACTTGAACAAGCGAACGCTAATATATTAGGTGTTGTCTTGAATGACAAAGACATGGAAGGCAAAGAATATTATTACGGAAATTAA
- a CDS encoding YveK family protein yields MEDTISLREIFAVLKKRLKIISVITITVVLLSIIITSFFITPKYEASTQFIVNQQDDAQEFDYNVNSIRTNVEMINTYNVIIKSPAILKQVIQELSLDQSSGQLSNQIEVSNAQNSQVVNVVVTDANPNHAANIANTTFDVFEKTIPNLMSIDNVSILSPASVGPSPSPVSPNLMLNVAIALFLGLMIGVGIAFLLEFLDKTIKTEQDIDKQLGLPVMGVVATIDMPSTTTPKKETIKSKRGVQYGS; encoded by the coding sequence ATGGAGGATACCATTTCGCTGCGGGAGATATTTGCAGTGCTTAAAAAACGGTTGAAAATAATATCGGTTATAACCATCACAGTCGTTTTATTAAGTATCATTATTACAAGTTTTTTTATTACACCTAAGTACGAGGCTTCGACGCAATTCATCGTAAACCAACAAGACGATGCTCAAGAGTTTGATTATAATGTCAATAGTATTCGAACGAATGTAGAAATGATCAATACATATAATGTCATTATTAAAAGCCCTGCAATTTTGAAACAAGTTATTCAGGAACTTTCATTAGATCAATCTAGTGGCCAATTGTCTAATCAAATAGAAGTATCTAACGCACAAAATTCACAAGTAGTAAATGTAGTAGTTACTGATGCGAATCCAAATCATGCAGCAAACATTGCGAATACAACATTTGATGTATTCGAAAAAACAATCCCTAACTTGATGAGCATTGATAACGTTAGTATTTTATCACCGGCTTCTGTTGGACCTAGTCCATCTCCAGTCAGTCCGAACTTGATGCTTAATGTTGCCATTGCATTATTTCTAGGCTTGATGATCGGTGTTGGTATAGCATTCTTGCTAGAATTTCTCGATAAAACCATTAAAACTGAGCAAGACATAGATAAACAATTAGGGTTACCCGTTATGGGGGTAGTTGCAACAATCGACATGCCTTCGACTACTACACCGAAAAAGGAAACAATTAAATCGAAGAGAGGTGTACAATATGGCTCGTAA
- a CDS encoding polysaccharide biosynthesis protein has protein sequence MKYHQRLSLLILLDSVIVLSAIYISSYLLYSSPTLTTNIVFLSSIILVLAHHLFAIYLKLYQKAWEYASIGELITIFNVVTYSVVLTVIAQYISFGMVMTRAMVITWMLHILLIGGSRFAWRVFRDHYWNPTQGKKRTLIIGAGSAGVMVARQLFNSIDTELKPIAFLDDDPAKKKMQIYGVSVAGKIKHLEKVVEEMSIEHIIIAIPSLDNKRLKEIFSHCSKTKVKTQIIPMLEDIVTGRVSMNEVRDVQVEDLLGRDPVELDIQGISEYITENTVLITGAGGSIGSEICRQISVFEPKQLILLGHGENSIYQIERELRGRYQNRFEIIPIIADVQDRKRIFEVMETYQPHVVYHAAAHKHVPLMEYNPMEAVKNNIFGTKNVAEAAKAIEVNTFVLVSTDKAVNPTNVMGATKRIAEMVIQSLAQDSKTKFLAVRFGNVLGSRGSVIPLFKEQIKIGGPVTVTHPEMTRYFMTIPEASRLVVQSGPLARGGEIFVLDMGEPVKIVDLATNLIKLSGHSLDDIEIEYSGIRPGEKMYEELLGDDEIMKKQVFPKIHIGKSTFDEFQGILDEVNSLPKIEQNRLKEHLFKLISTEHKQAKETV, from the coding sequence ATAAAATATCATCAAAGATTATCTTTATTAATATTATTAGATTCAGTAATTGTACTCTCAGCTATATACATAAGCTCCTATTTACTCTACAGTTCGCCGACACTTACTACAAATATCGTTTTTTTATCATCTATTATTCTAGTTCTAGCGCATCATCTGTTTGCAATTTATCTGAAGCTCTACCAAAAAGCATGGGAATACGCAAGCATCGGTGAATTAATCACGATTTTCAATGTCGTCACTTATTCGGTGGTCCTTACAGTGATCGCTCAATACATCTCTTTCGGAATGGTCATGACAAGGGCTATGGTCATCACGTGGATGCTTCACATTTTGTTGATTGGTGGTTCAAGGTTTGCATGGAGAGTATTCCGAGACCATTATTGGAACCCGACACAAGGGAAAAAACGCACACTCATCATAGGTGCGGGTTCTGCAGGTGTCATGGTAGCGAGGCAATTATTCAATAGTATTGATACAGAATTGAAACCTATCGCATTCCTTGATGATGATCCTGCGAAAAAGAAGATGCAAATATACGGAGTGTCTGTTGCAGGTAAGATCAAACACCTTGAAAAAGTAGTCGAAGAGATGAGCATTGAACATATCATCATTGCCATCCCTTCTTTAGATAACAAAAGGCTGAAAGAAATCTTCAGTCATTGTTCAAAGACGAAAGTGAAAACACAGATCATCCCGATGTTAGAAGATATCGTCACGGGTCGGGTGTCGATGAATGAGGTTCGCGACGTGCAAGTGGAGGACCTACTTGGACGAGACCCAGTAGAACTAGATATCCAAGGCATATCCGAATATATTACGGAAAACACCGTTCTCATTACGGGTGCTGGTGGTTCGATCGGTTCTGAAATCTGTAGACAAATATCAGTTTTCGAGCCTAAACAATTGATTTTACTCGGACACGGTGAGAACAGCATTTATCAAATCGAGAGAGAGCTTCGAGGACGCTACCAGAATCGTTTCGAAATTATCCCGATTATAGCTGATGTACAAGACCGAAAGCGCATTTTCGAAGTCATGGAAACGTACCAACCACACGTCGTTTATCACGCAGCAGCACATAAACACGTTCCATTGATGGAGTACAACCCGATGGAAGCTGTAAAGAACAATATCTTTGGAACAAAGAATGTGGCAGAAGCAGCGAAAGCTATTGAAGTCAACACATTCGTGCTCGTCTCCACAGATAAAGCAGTTAACCCAACGAACGTTATGGGGGCGACTAAACGAATTGCAGAAATGGTAATACAAAGTTTGGCACAAGATTCCAAAACTAAGTTCTTAGCGGTTCGATTCGGCAACGTCCTTGGAAGTCGAGGAAGTGTAATCCCGCTGTTTAAAGAACAGATCAAGATTGGTGGCCCGGTAACGGTTACCCACCCTGAAATGACACGTTATTTCATGACTATTCCAGAAGCCAGTCGATTGGTGGTTCAGTCAGGACCCCTAGCTCGTGGAGGAGAAATATTTGTGCTTGATATGGGGGAACCAGTTAAAATAGTGGACTTGGCAACTAATCTAATTAAGTTATCAGGTCATTCGTTAGACGATATTGAAATCGAGTATTCAGGTATACGCCCTGGAGAAAAAATGTACGAGGAATTACTCGGTGACGATGAAATTATGAAGAAACAAGTCTTCCCTAAGATCCATATCGGTAAGTCTACATTCGATGAATTTCAAGGCATATTAGATGAGGTCAATTCTTTACCTAAAATAGAGCAAAATAGATTGAAAGAGCACTTATTCAAATTAATATCAACAGAACATAAACAGGCAAAAGAAACAGTATAA
- a CDS encoding DegT/DnrJ/EryC1/StrS family aminotransferase — protein sequence MADRIFLSSPHMSDEGYEMEYVKEAFDTNWIAPLGENVNGFERELSEKVGSKAAAALSSGTAAIHLALRAAGVSDNDQVFCPTLTFSATANPIIYQNAKPVFIDSDYETWNMCPKALEKAFQLYPEVKAVIVVHLYGLSADMDKIVELCKKYNVVLIEDAAESLGTYYNGKHTGTFGDYGVFSFNGNKIITSSGGGMLVSNNEDKIAKARFWATQSRDQARHYQHSELGFNYRMSNVIAGIGRGQLKVLNQRVEKKRCIFEFYKRELSELEGVEFMPSNDWDAPNYWLSSMTLTGKIRPIDIMEALEKENIESRPVWKPMHMQPFFEKYDFVGTCISEKLFENGVCLPSDTKMTTEDLERVVKIIKGLWLK from the coding sequence ATGGCAGATCGAATTTTTCTTTCATCGCCACATATGAGTGATGAAGGTTATGAAATGGAATATGTTAAAGAAGCTTTTGATACGAACTGGATTGCCCCACTTGGGGAAAACGTAAATGGGTTCGAAAGAGAATTATCAGAAAAGGTTGGTTCTAAGGCAGCGGCAGCGCTTTCTTCCGGAACAGCAGCAATCCATCTAGCATTGAGAGCCGCAGGAGTTAGTGATAACGACCAAGTATTCTGCCCAACCCTTACATTCTCAGCTACAGCTAACCCAATCATTTACCAGAATGCTAAACCTGTTTTTATAGATAGTGATTATGAAACGTGGAACATGTGCCCTAAAGCTTTAGAAAAAGCGTTTCAATTGTATCCAGAAGTTAAGGCAGTAATTGTGGTACACCTCTATGGTTTGTCAGCTGATATGGATAAAATAGTAGAACTCTGTAAGAAGTATAATGTTGTTTTAATAGAGGATGCTGCAGAAAGTTTGGGTACTTACTATAATGGTAAGCATACTGGGACTTTTGGTGATTATGGCGTATTCTCTTTTAATGGAAATAAAATTATCACTTCTTCTGGGGGTGGTATGCTAGTTTCTAATAATGAAGATAAAATTGCAAAAGCTAGATTTTGGGCTACTCAATCCAGAGATCAAGCAAGGCATTATCAACATAGCGAATTAGGGTTTAATTATCGTATGAGCAATGTGATTGCTGGGATTGGCAGAGGACAACTAAAAGTGTTAAATCAAAGAGTTGAGAAGAAGAGGTGTATTTTTGAATTCTATAAAAGAGAACTCAGTGAGCTTGAGGGTGTTGAGTTCATGCCAAGTAATGACTGGGATGCACCGAATTATTGGTTAAGCTCGATGACTTTGACGGGCAAGATAAGGCCAATTGACATTATGGAGGCTCTTGAGAAAGAGAATATTGAGTCAAGGCCAGTATGGAAGCCGATGCATATGCAACCATTCTTTGAGAAATATGATTTCGTTGGTACTTGTATATCGGAGAAGTTGTTTGAGAATGGTGTATGTTTGCCATCTGACACAAAGATGACCACTGAGGATTTGGAGAGAGTTGTAAAGATTATTAAAGGGTTGTGGTTGAAATAA
- a CDS encoding sugar transferase, whose protein sequence is MQNSKDGIYRRFLKRLMDFTLSLIAIITLSPVLLIMAILVRINIGSPVLFKQKRPGLNENIFMMYKFRTMTDERDGNGDLLPDSLRLTRFGRFLRSTSLDESPELFNILKGDMSIIGPRPLLVQYLPLYNEHQKRRHEVRPGLSGLAQVSGRNAISWEEKFNLDVKYVDSVSFIGDWKIILITMKKVFVREGINSVTTATMEPFKGSKKERIEP, encoded by the coding sequence ATACAAAATTCTAAAGATGGTATTTATAGAAGATTTTTAAAAAGACTAATGGATTTCACACTTTCTTTAATCGCTATTATCACACTTAGTCCAGTCCTTTTGATAATGGCTATTCTTGTAAGGATTAATATTGGTAGCCCAGTGCTATTTAAGCAAAAAAGACCAGGGCTAAATGAGAATATCTTTATGATGTATAAATTTAGAACGATGACGGATGAAAGGGATGGGAATGGAGATTTACTTCCTGACAGTCTTAGGTTAACGCGGTTTGGAAGGTTCCTACGTTCCACATCGCTAGATGAATCTCCGGAGCTTTTTAATATTCTTAAGGGTGATATGTCTATTATAGGACCAAGGCCATTATTGGTTCAGTACCTTCCTCTTTATAATGAGCATCAAAAACGACGTCATGAGGTTAGACCAGGTTTATCTGGCTTGGCTCAAGTGAGCGGTAGGAATGCTATTAGTTGGGAAGAAAAATTTAATCTCGATGTAAAATATGTTGATAGTGTCAGTTTTATTGGAGATTGGAAGATTATTCTTATAACTATGAAAAAGGTTTTTGTTAGAGAAGGAATTAACTCAGTGACTACGGCAACAATGGAGCCGTTTAAGGGAAGTAAAAAGGAAAGAATAGAACCATGA
- a CDS encoding acetyltransferase, whose translation MKNKLLIIGASGHGKVVADIALKMNKWQSIAFLDDDENVKSSMGLEIVGKSNETIKYINDYDIFVAIGNNETRKKVQERLEEEGAKIPTLIHPNAVLGEKVEVASGTVVMAGVVINCCTKIEKGCIINTGSTLDHDNIIEEFVHISPGAHLAGTVRVGKKSWLGIGSVISNNVDIASSCMFGAGAVVIRDINDSGTYTGIPAEKVD comes from the coding sequence ATGAAAAACAAACTTCTTATTATTGGTGCTAGTGGACATGGTAAAGTTGTAGCTGATATCGCATTGAAAATGAATAAATGGCAGAGTATTGCTTTTTTAGATGATGACGAAAATGTCAAATCATCAATGGGATTAGAAATTGTTGGAAAGTCTAATGAAACTATTAAATATATAAATGATTACGACATTTTTGTAGCTATTGGGAATAACGAAACCCGTAAAAAAGTTCAAGAAAGGCTTGAAGAGGAAGGTGCTAAAATACCCACATTAATTCACCCAAATGCAGTACTTGGAGAAAAAGTAGAAGTTGCATCTGGAACTGTGGTCATGGCCGGTGTAGTGATTAATTGCTGTACCAAAATTGAAAAAGGATGCATTATCAATACGGGGTCTACGTTAGATCATGATAATATAATTGAGGAATTCGTTCATATATCACCTGGTGCCCATTTAGCTGGGACGGTGAGAGTTGGTAAAAAGTCTTGGTTAGGTATTGGTAGCGTGATAAGTAATAATGTCGATATCGCTAGCAGTTGTATGTTTGGTGCAGGAGCCGTAGTCATTAGAGATATAAATGATTCTGGAACTTATACAGGTATTCCAGCAGAAAAGGTAGATTAA
- a CDS encoding glycosyltransferase family 4 protein, with product MKKKNIWLWNHYATDMYKNRGGRHYWFAENLIKQGYKVTVFCANTFHNNLDSIDTGKRKYTTDIVDNIPFVFVRTTTALGNGFDRLKNMSLFYFNLFSVAKEYEKSCGKPDVILASSVHPLTMVAGIQIAKKLGIPCICEIRDLWPEAIFAFNKAKEKSLLGRGLKAGEHWIYKKSDAIIFTKEGDTDYIKEKKWNTEQGGSVNLEKCYYINNGVDIESFEKLASENNLNDPDLKYDKFNVVYVGAIRPVNNVANLLDAASILKGEKDIQFLIYGDGNQKNMLEERVIEENLTNVKLKGFVNKSLIPNILSKSSVNILNYSQTQYNWTRGNSSNKLFEYMASGKPIISTVKMGYSILDKYKCGIELENSTPQELANAILQIKKSSEEQYELMAKNAKKGAEDFDFKYLTTKLINVIESVK from the coding sequence GTGAAGAAAAAAAATATTTGGTTATGGAATCACTACGCAACTGATATGTATAAAAATCGTGGCGGGCGTCATTATTGGTTTGCGGAGAACTTAATTAAACAAGGATATAAAGTTACTGTATTTTGTGCAAACACATTTCACAATAATTTAGATAGTATTGATACTGGAAAAAGGAAATATACTACCGATATTGTTGATAATATCCCGTTTGTGTTTGTAAGGACTACAACTGCTCTTGGAAATGGATTTGATAGACTTAAAAATATGAGTCTTTTTTATTTTAATTTGTTTTCAGTGGCAAAAGAATATGAAAAGTCATGTGGAAAACCAGATGTCATTCTTGCCTCCAGCGTACATCCCCTCACGATGGTTGCAGGGATACAAATAGCTAAAAAACTTGGCATTCCTTGTATCTGTGAAATACGAGATTTATGGCCGGAAGCTATTTTCGCCTTTAACAAAGCAAAAGAAAAAAGTCTACTAGGACGTGGGCTTAAAGCAGGTGAACACTGGATTTACAAAAAATCAGATGCTATAATTTTTACAAAAGAGGGAGATACCGATTATATAAAAGAAAAGAAATGGAATACAGAACAAGGTGGAAGTGTAAACCTTGAAAAATGTTACTATATTAATAATGGTGTAGATATAGAATCCTTTGAAAAATTAGCTTCTGAAAATAACTTAAATGATCCGGATTTAAAATATGATAAGTTCAATGTAGTTTATGTTGGAGCTATTCGCCCAGTCAATAATGTAGCTAACCTTCTTGATGCTGCTTCAATATTGAAAGGCGAAAAAGATATCCAGTTTTTAATATATGGTGATGGTAATCAAAAGAATATGTTAGAAGAAAGAGTTATTGAGGAGAACCTGACTAATGTAAAGTTAAAAGGTTTTGTGAATAAAAGTTTAATACCGAATATACTGAGTAAATCATCTGTTAATATCCTTAATTATTCACAGACTCAGTATAACTGGACTAGGGGAAATAGCTCAAATAAATTATTTGAGTATATGGCTTCAGGGAAGCCGATTATTTCCACTGTAAAAATGGGTTATTCAATACTAGATAAATACAAATGTGGAATAGAACTTGAAAACAGTACACCTCAAGAATTGGCTAATGCAATTTTACAGATTAAAAAAAGTTCAGAGGAACAGTATGAATTGATGGCGAAAAACGCAAAAAAAGGTGCAGAAGATTTTGATTTTAAGTATTTAACAACAAAATTAATTAATGTTATTGAAAGTGTTAAATAA
- a CDS encoding heparinase II/III domain-containing protein gives MIKALINEYGLSWLINRSLYSAKLKMLRAIPTSDRLFEKRVNVNRVNIFDLNVMWIEEFIRGLSSEKKKEIESIADKALIGKIMGFSSVELDYGNPINWHINPITKFEVSKALKWYQIPDFDPQRGDIKVVWEASRFTHFFYFTRAFMITKNTKYYDGFSQQLESWLQNNSYSFGSHYKCGQEATLRMINAIIAFEIFKSYKLTSKKDELNIKKLIEGSYKKVLSNFFYAHKCIKNNHTLTEIVGLIIGAWSCNDQKRLKKAYELLDKEIQKQFLSDGGYIQYSFNYQRFALQILELVMKISEKTQLAISDRSKSLIRNSATLMYQMQDESGDVPNFGSNDGALIFPVTTCGYRDFRAVVNTIFVLVDSKRVYNPGDYDEELLWFGDKRLEEIPVSIMEKESSAFNASGFYSLRTDTSFIMTALQNFNTRPAQMDQFHIDLWHKGKNIFCDSGTYSYATDIGKEMALTAAHNTVKVDGKEQMKKFGPFLIYDWTKRKYALLSNGLFKGKMVSQNGYEHTRHIEKNEQGFIILDEISSEGEHCEFFFHTPCEVKRIENGFELFDKDKLICFVSIDGDADMDVEFKKSYRSLFYLNREEINCVIIRGSLNKKCNIQFNIRLKNLNTNGEVEGANTK, from the coding sequence ATGATTAAAGCACTAATAAATGAATATGGGTTGTCGTGGCTCATTAATCGCTCACTTTATTCAGCAAAGCTGAAAATGTTGAGAGCAATACCAACCAGTGATAGATTGTTTGAAAAAAGAGTCAATGTTAATAGGGTTAATATTTTTGATTTGAATGTAATGTGGATTGAAGAATTCATAAGAGGACTTTCAAGTGAAAAGAAAAAAGAAATTGAATCGATTGCTGACAAGGCTTTGATTGGAAAAATTATGGGTTTTTCTTCAGTTGAGCTGGACTATGGAAATCCGATCAACTGGCATATAAATCCAATAACAAAATTTGAGGTTAGTAAAGCATTAAAATGGTATCAAATTCCTGACTTTGACCCTCAGCGTGGAGATATTAAAGTGGTTTGGGAAGCATCACGCTTTACACATTTTTTCTATTTTACAAGAGCTTTTATGATAACTAAGAATACAAAGTATTATGACGGATTTTCACAACAACTTGAAAGTTGGTTGCAGAATAATAGTTATTCGTTTGGGTCGCATTATAAATGTGGTCAAGAGGCAACATTAAGAATGATTAATGCAATAATAGCGTTTGAAATTTTCAAGTCTTATAAATTAACATCGAAAAAAGATGAATTAAACATAAAGAAACTTATAGAAGGTAGTTATAAAAAAGTCCTTTCAAATTTTTTCTATGCCCATAAGTGTATAAAAAACAATCACACACTTACAGAAATAGTGGGTCTAATAATTGGTGCATGGAGTTGTAATGATCAAAAACGATTAAAAAAAGCGTACGAATTGTTAGATAAAGAGATTCAAAAACAATTCCTTTCTGATGGTGGTTATATTCAATATTCATTTAATTATCAAAGGTTTGCCCTTCAAATTTTAGAGTTAGTGATGAAAATTAGTGAAAAAACGCAATTAGCCATTTCAGATAGAAGTAAAAGTTTAATAAGAAACAGTGCTACTTTGATGTATCAAATGCAAGATGAATCAGGAGATGTACCTAATTTTGGCTCTAATGATGGAGCACTGATATTCCCTGTAACCACTTGTGGGTATAGAGATTTTAGAGCTGTAGTTAATACGATTTTTGTATTGGTTGATAGCAAGAGAGTATACAATCCTGGAGATTATGATGAAGAGCTGCTCTGGTTTGGAGATAAAAGACTAGAAGAAATACCGGTATCCATAATGGAGAAAGAATCCTCGGCATTTAATGCATCAGGATTTTATTCATTACGTACAGACACTAGTTTTATAATGACAGCCCTACAAAATTTTAATACTCGGCCAGCACAGATGGATCAGTTTCATATAGACCTTTGGCATAAAGGAAAAAATATTTTTTGCGATAGTGGGACATATTCCTATGCAACAGATATTGGGAAAGAGATGGCTTTAACAGCTGCACATAATACAGTTAAGGTCGATGGAAAGGAACAAATGAAAAAGTTTGGTCCTTTCCTTATATATGATTGGACTAAACGTAAATATGCCCTTTTAAGTAATGGTTTATTCAAAGGGAAAATGGTGTCTCAAAACGGTTATGAACATACAAGGCATATTGAAAAAAACGAGCAAGGATTTATTATTCTAGATGAAATATCAAGTGAAGGTGAACATTGTGAATTTTTTTTCCATACCCCATGCGAAGTAAAAAGAATCGAAAATGGTTTTGAACTATTTGATAAAGATAAGCTGATTTGCTTCGTTTCTATAGATGGAGATGCAGATATGGATGTGGAGTTTAAAAAATCCTATAGAAGCTTATTTTACCTTAACAGAGAAGAGATTAATTGTGTGATTATTAGAGGTTCACTAAACAAAAAATGCAATATTCAATTTAACATTCGATTGAAAAATTTAAATACGAATGGTGAAGTAGAAGGGGCGAATACTAAATGA